A genomic window from Chloroflexota bacterium includes:
- a CDS encoding META domain-containing protein, translating to MNYAWKRNIVGALVPILLLLLLVTACGAPPPSDPVLVGSTWLVSAYQNDDGELVSVIPPSITTAQFREGGELLGTAVCGLYSAAYQSDDTALTIGSIEVVPTGEQSCPENAIKQDRMLLTALTLAATYEISGQIMVIYGADGNPVANLKHKPVE from the coding sequence ATGAACTACGCGTGGAAACGGAACATCGTCGGGGCCTTGGTCCCAATCCTGCTTCTTCTTCTGTTGGTCACTGCCTGCGGAGCGCCCCCACCGTCGGATCCAGTGCTGGTGGGCTCTACCTGGCTGGTCAGCGCCTATCAAAATGACGATGGCGAGCTTGTCAGTGTCATACCACCGTCGATCACCACGGCCCAGTTCCGTGAGGGTGGTGAGTTGCTTGGCACGGCGGTTTGCGGCCTCTATTCAGCAGCCTACCAATCGGACGATACGGCTCTCACGATCGGTAGCATCGAGGTGGTACCCACCGGCGAGCAAAGCTGTCCTGAAAACGCCATCAAGCAGGACCGTATGCTATTGACCGCACTGACCCTGGCTGCCACCTACGAGATCAGCGGCCAGATCATGGTAATCTATGGGGCAGATGGAAATCCTGTCGCCAATCTGAAGCATAAACCGGTGGAG
- a CDS encoding SulP family inorganic anion transporter, with protein sequence MAKLDFQAKNLTADLTSAAVSGLIAIPDAIASALLAGVSPTYAFNALMTGTPIGSLFTGSQFINIGLTSAMMLAVADVLAGMDAGDTLTALFTLTLFIGVFQLILGLLKMGRFTRFISNTVMVGFLTGVAVVVILGQLGDLTGYKSGAGRTVTKAIDTLLHPGQWNLPSLAIGLATIILILLFNRTRLRTFSVALGMIITSVVVILGSAAGLPGLDSVALIGDTNQISGSIPMPTLPDLSLIPSLALSAVAIGLIGLIQGSGVSQGVPNPDGEYPDASRDFLGQGIANIVSGSFQGLPLGGSVGGTGIVMSTGAKSRWANVFLGLFVGIFVLLFSGLVEAVAMPAVAGVLIVVGFGIINRESIADVWDVHVSKRVIMLVTFFATLILPVQQAILLGVFLSLIDYIYSSSAHVNLIALRPLDSGTFREETAPAILPDDSVTVLQARGSTYFAAARTIQDLLPEAKESQQAVVIMRMRGIDQIGTTFISVMERYAAELRANGGRLMLSGVGEKVKAQLLRTETTDSIPEDGIFMATEVLGDSTRAAMAAGEMWLATEHNGPDSISREEVEGVA encoded by the coding sequence ATGGCAAAACTGGATTTCCAAGCGAAGAACCTGACGGCCGACCTGACCTCGGCGGCTGTATCGGGGCTCATCGCTATCCCCGATGCTATCGCCTCGGCCCTGCTGGCCGGCGTGAGTCCGACGTACGCCTTCAATGCCTTGATGACGGGTACGCCCATCGGGTCGCTCTTCACCGGCTCTCAGTTCATTAACATCGGCCTCACCAGCGCCATGATGCTGGCTGTGGCCGATGTATTGGCAGGCATGGACGCCGGGGATACACTCACGGCTCTCTTCACCCTGACTCTCTTCATAGGGGTGTTCCAGTTGATCCTGGGCCTGCTCAAAATGGGCAGATTCACGCGCTTTATCTCCAATACCGTGATGGTTGGCTTCCTGACCGGCGTCGCTGTAGTGGTCATTCTCGGACAGTTAGGCGACCTGACCGGCTACAAGAGCGGGGCTGGAAGGACAGTGACCAAGGCGATCGATACGCTACTGCATCCCGGCCAATGGAACCTGCCATCGCTGGCGATCGGGCTGGCGACCATCATTCTCATTCTTCTGTTCAACCGCACTCGCCTCAGGACCTTCTCGGTGGCCCTCGGGATGATCATCACCTCCGTGGTTGTCATCCTGGGCAGTGCGGCGGGGCTGCCTGGCCTGGACTCGGTGGCACTGATCGGCGATACCAATCAGATCAGTGGCTCGATCCCGATGCCCACGCTGCCCGACCTGTCGTTGATACCCAGCCTGGCACTTTCGGCGGTCGCCATCGGCCTGATCGGCCTTATTCAGGGATCGGGCGTCAGCCAGGGGGTCCCCAATCCGGATGGCGAATATCCCGACGCGTCCAGGGACTTCCTGGGCCAGGGGATTGCTAACATCGTCTCGGGCAGCTTTCAGGGCCTTCCCCTGGGTGGTTCGGTGGGTGGAACCGGCATTGTGATGAGCACGGGAGCAAAATCCCGCTGGGCCAATGTCTTCCTGGGCCTGTTTGTGGGCATCTTCGTATTGCTTTTTTCCGGCCTCGTGGAGGCGGTTGCCATGCCTGCTGTCGCCGGTGTCCTGATAGTGGTTGGATTCGGGATCATCAATCGAGAGAGCATCGCCGATGTCTGGGATGTGCATGTTTCCAAGCGGGTTATTATGTTGGTAACCTTTTTTGCCACGCTGATCCTGCCCGTTCAGCAGGCAATTCTATTAGGGGTTTTTCTTTCACTGATCGATTACATCTACAGTTCTTCTGCCCATGTCAACCTGATCGCCTTACGGCCCCTGGACTCGGGCACCTTCAGGGAAGAGACTGCCCCGGCCATATTGCCCGATGACAGCGTCACGGTCCTGCAAGCGCGAGGCAGTACCTATTTTGCCGCTGCTCGCACGATCCAGGATTTGTTGCCCGAGGCAAAAGAGTCGCAACAAGCGGTTGTCATCATGCGCATGCGGGGCATCGACCAGATTGGCACCACCTTTATCTCTGTCATGGAACGGTATGCCGCCGAATTGAGAGCCAATGGCGGTAGACTGATGCTGTCCGGCGTGGGTGAGAAGGTGAAGGCACAATTGCTGCGCACCGAAACGACAGACTCGATCCCTGAAGATGGCATTTTCATGGCAACGGAAGTCCTGGGCGATTCTACCAGGGCAGCCATGGCAGCGGGCGAGATGTGGCTGGCAACCGAGCACAATGGACCGGACAGCATCTCCAGGGAAGAGGTCGAAGGCGTTGCATGA
- a CDS encoding DUF4203 domain-containing protein, with the protein MIQTLFLSLFALGIGIVLLLWGYRAFLVLLPIFGFFAGLWLGAHAISLIFGNGFFAGVTGLVVGLVAGVIFALLSYLFYAAAIGLIAAAIGYGLGAGFMQAIGVDATLLVVLAGVAVAVIVALLVYVFNIQKYVVIALTALAGANAIVLAPLLLFGRVSADQVQGAGNAISPVLQDSWLWLAVWIAIAIAGIVYQIRSNRAYVFTVDDYESGWGTPG; encoded by the coding sequence ATGATACAAACGCTCTTTTTGTCCCTGTTTGCTCTGGGCATAGGCATTGTTCTATTGCTCTGGGGCTATCGCGCTTTTCTGGTACTATTGCCCATCTTCGGCTTCTTTGCCGGTCTCTGGTTGGGTGCCCACGCCATCTCCCTGATCTTCGGCAACGGCTTCTTCGCTGGTGTCACCGGTCTCGTCGTGGGATTGGTGGCTGGCGTGATCTTCGCTCTCCTCTCTTATCTGTTTTATGCCGCAGCCATTGGCCTGATAGCGGCCGCCATCGGCTACGGGCTCGGCGCAGGATTCATGCAGGCCATCGGTGTTGATGCCACCCTGCTGGTTGTGTTGGCAGGCGTTGCCGTCGCGGTGATCGTGGCACTGCTGGTCTATGTCTTCAACATTCAGAAGTACGTCGTCATCGCTCTGACCGCCCTGGCCGGCGCCAATGCCATCGTATTGGCACCATTGCTGCTTTTTGGCCGGGTCTCCGCCGACCAGGTTCAGGGGGCCGGCAATGCCATCAGCCCTGTGCTTCAAGATAGTTGGCTGTGGTTGGCGGTCTGGATCGCCATCGCCATTGCCGGTATTGTCTATCAGATTCGCAGCAACCGGGCCTATGTCTTTACAGTCGACGACTACGAAAGTGGCTGGGGCACGCCTGGTTGA
- a CDS encoding zinc metallopeptidase, translated as MFWFDPNYFWYIFIPTILLSLGVQIYLKRTFSKWSKVENAANLTGREVADVLIEETPLEPIPVERTKQPLGDHYDPKENVVRLSPPVGDADSVSAMAVTAHEFGHVQQYQTGSSLIKARSFLLPAVMFSPTIMYISALLGLLFNMTNLLWVAIIFFGLTVLFSLLTLPVEFDASKRGLTMLREDNLFGSEEEAAGARKVLTAAALTYVAAFITSVLQFVYYFRGIHQEIDRDKAQEAKKEARQQTSRARR; from the coding sequence ATGTTCTGGTTCGATCCTAACTATTTCTGGTATATTTTCATCCCGACGATCTTGCTTTCGTTGGGTGTGCAGATCTATCTAAAACGCACCTTCAGCAAATGGAGCAAGGTGGAAAACGCTGCCAATCTCACCGGCCGCGAGGTGGCTGACGTGCTCATCGAAGAAACGCCCCTGGAGCCAATCCCTGTGGAACGCACCAAACAGCCCCTTGGTGATCATTACGATCCGAAGGAGAACGTGGTCAGGCTGTCGCCGCCGGTCGGCGATGCCGATTCGGTGTCCGCCATGGCTGTTACCGCCCACGAGTTTGGTCACGTCCAGCAATACCAGACCGGCTCCTCCCTGATCAAGGCCCGCAGCTTTCTGTTACCGGCGGTCATGTTCAGCCCCACGATCATGTACATCAGCGCCCTGCTGGGCCTGCTGTTCAATATGACCAACCTGCTCTGGGTGGCGATCATCTTCTTTGGTCTGACAGTACTCTTTTCGCTGCTGACTCTGCCGGTGGAGTTCGATGCCAGCAAGCGGGGATTGACCATGCTGCGCGAGGACAATCTCTTCGGCTCTGAGGAGGAGGCAGCAGGCGCGCGCAAGGTCCTGACCGCCGCAGCATTGACCTACGTGGCCGCCTTTATCACCTCGGTGCTGCAGTTCGTTTACTATTTCCGGGGCATTCATCAGGAAATCGACAGGGACAAGGCACAGGAGGCCAAAAAAGAGGCCCGCCAGCAAACAAGCCGCGCCCGGCGTTAA
- a CDS encoding extracellular solute-binding protein, with protein sequence MPRILRLISLALLVTLLPAACTDLPDLPDVPAVGREQDTGLRGRVLLWHTWTGEEVQVLDQMIEAYKTLNPEVEVISIAMDEDRIFDTFADQSASGLGPDLLLVDAPLVYDMAQAGLIQDLNAYEDLDFSQYFSTSLAMVANDSHTYGLPFSSHTQVLFYNRDLVDSPPDNLLEFLRRAANGEMAAINTDFAEAFWGIAAYDGLLIDDENRIALGHGGFANWMAALQQARTRGGFLLSNDGERLFNSFVDGKVAYYVADSSYLSDLQHAMGEDKVGVALLPAGPNGSAAQPLLKTDSFVFSKVSSPTESALARHMTDYLTSSNEQSNLAMLDIGRLPTNNQVRLSPSMPEHTIVVARQSHSSRSVGFDNRGIWQDLKAGALGFFDNFRLVIEGVMTPNEMIEDSLQGFYEVYGLPERTIAPEELCPPTPETITIWHALNAEKARVFEQIVKDFETTCQGAAVEIDRFEGPDLVERFVSEAEAGSGPDLLFASSRWLPRLADQGLLKDISEEVAPGELQQYQPKTVLVMRYDGRLYGIPESLSVAALYYNTGHVSDPPVDLDQLVHDVSADERWALPVGFYWGYWGMDPFGGFDFDSYSGEVLDTTGLVEWLSWLQSADKKPGMDLLFDPNEGDLAFLNETASYLVASPSSLPLIRSALGENGFSVIPLPNGPVAAGSPMLRVQGAMINAQADETTTAASIAFAQFLNLPANQLLLLETGSHVPATVTLGLHEYPHINGFREQATMAAMVIENSAYATMEALGDELYRAVLQEGADPETAVAEFVDAVHAANGVE encoded by the coding sequence ATGCCAAGAATTTTACGACTAATCAGTCTTGCGTTGCTGGTCACGCTCCTGCCGGCAGCGTGTACCGATCTACCAGATCTTCCGGATGTACCAGCAGTCGGTCGCGAACAGGACACAGGCCTGCGCGGGCGTGTCCTGCTCTGGCATACCTGGACGGGCGAGGAGGTTCAGGTTCTCGACCAGATGATCGAGGCCTACAAAACCCTTAACCCCGAAGTCGAAGTCATTAGCATTGCGATGGATGAGGATCGGATCTTCGATACCTTCGCGGATCAAAGTGCCAGCGGTCTGGGCCCTGATCTGCTGCTGGTGGATGCGCCACTGGTCTACGATATGGCCCAGGCGGGGCTGATCCAGGACCTGAACGCCTACGAAGACCTGGACTTCTCCCAATACTTTTCCACTTCCCTGGCGATGGTCGCCAATGACAGCCACACCTACGGCCTGCCCTTTTCCTCCCACACCCAGGTCCTCTTCTACAACCGCGACCTGGTCGATTCTCCGCCAGACAACTTGCTTGAGTTTCTCAGGCGGGCGGCCAACGGCGAGATGGCAGCCATCAACACCGATTTCGCCGAGGCTTTTTGGGGCATCGCGGCATACGATGGTCTTCTCATCGACGACGAAAACCGAATCGCGTTGGGCCATGGTGGCTTTGCCAACTGGATGGCTGCCCTGCAACAGGCCCGAACCAGGGGGGGCTTTCTTCTCAGCAACGATGGTGAACGGTTATTCAATTCATTCGTCGACGGGAAGGTTGCCTACTACGTCGCCGACTCCAGTTACCTGAGTGATCTGCAACACGCGATGGGTGAGGACAAGGTAGGGGTGGCCCTGCTTCCTGCCGGTCCCAATGGCAGCGCGGCGCAACCACTGCTTAAAACCGATTCCTTTGTCTTCAGCAAGGTCTCCAGCCCAACTGAATCGGCCCTGGCGCGGCATATGACAGACTATTTAACCAGTTCGAACGAACAATCCAACCTGGCCATGCTCGATATTGGGCGTTTACCGACCAATAACCAGGTACGGCTGTCGCCCAGCATGCCGGAACACACCATCGTGGTGGCCCGCCAATCCCATTCTTCCCGCTCGGTGGGGTTCGATAATCGTGGCATCTGGCAAGATCTCAAAGCGGGTGCCCTGGGATTTTTCGACAACTTCCGGCTGGTCATTGAAGGAGTCATGACGCCCAATGAGATGATTGAAGATTCGCTCCAGGGATTCTACGAGGTATATGGCCTTCCTGAGAGAACGATTGCGCCAGAGGAGCTTTGCCCACCAACGCCCGAAACGATCACCATCTGGCACGCGCTCAACGCAGAGAAGGCCCGCGTCTTCGAACAGATCGTCAAAGACTTCGAAACAACCTGCCAGGGCGCGGCCGTCGAGATCGACCGCTTCGAGGGCCCGGACCTGGTCGAGCGATTTGTAAGCGAGGCCGAAGCAGGCAGTGGCCCTGATCTCCTCTTCGCTTCGAGCCGCTGGTTGCCGCGATTGGCCGATCAGGGCTTGCTCAAGGATATCAGCGAGGAGGTGGCGCCCGGCGAGCTTCAGCAATATCAGCCCAAAACTGTGCTGGTGATGCGCTATGACGGCCGCCTTTACGGGATTCCCGAGTCCCTTTCAGTTGCAGCACTCTATTACAATACCGGGCATGTCAGTGACCCGCCAGTCGATCTTGACCAACTGGTACATGATGTAAGCGCCGACGAACGGTGGGCGCTACCGGTTGGCTTTTATTGGGGATATTGGGGCATGGATCCCTTTGGTGGATTCGATTTCGACAGCTATTCCGGCGAGGTGCTGGATACAACCGGCCTGGTTGAATGGCTTTCCTGGCTGCAATCGGCTGATAAAAAACCGGGGATGGATTTACTTTTCGATCCAAACGAGGGCGATCTGGCATTTTTGAACGAAACGGCAAGCTACCTGGTAGCCAGCCCGTCGTCGTTGCCCCTGATCCGTTCCGCCCTGGGTGAGAATGGCTTCAGCGTGATTCCCCTGCCCAATGGTCCGGTTGCAGCGGGTAGCCCTATGCTCCGGGTACAGGGTGCTATGATCAACGCTCAAGCTGACGAGACGACCACGGCTGCATCCATCGCTTTTGCCCAGTTTCTGAACTTACCGGCAAACCAGCTGCTACTCCTTGAGACAGGCAGCCACGTCCCCGCAACCGTCACTCTGGGTCTTCATGAATACCCCCATATCAATGGCTTCCGCGAACAGGCCACCATGGCGGCGATGGTCATCGAGAACTCGGCCTACGCAACCATGGAAGCCCTGGGGGATGAGTTATATCGGGCCGTGCTGCAAGAGGGAGCCGATCCGGAGACAGCTGTTGCCGAGTTTGTGGATGCGGTACACGCGGCCAACGGTGTAGAATAG
- a CDS encoding mechanosensitive ion channel has protein sequence MDSTSFGFEILTDLWQTIVKLLGRPAVQFQLIAGIGAIALAWFVARGIRRIVNDRNEARVETLREEILAEYLANLDVDVEDLPEGELIDSPESELDEQDIQRELRRRLGLRHPITLLFRQILFPLLAIIFVYAVYVIAQRQGWYSGILADMLQMLGVFFIYRLILGLVYMVADPVRVEYYQRRLFAPLVVVIITISILGTVFDLETLASTSLFPFEGATLTLGSLFLATFGFYVWIMGVSLFKDILKAFLVRRESANPGSIEASMTMVQYGLVAIGLFGVFQILQLNPATIAAATGGLAIGVGFALQDVIKNFLGGLIVLFEGSVRPGDWVAIAGTEGQVDKLSIRSTIVRTFDNVEYIVPNQDWLNSTVTTFTRNERRVRTRVPVSVSRDADPHFVQELLIETAKSNPEVLSIPEPIAPLVGFGESSIDFIVLAWVEDAMFRAKVAGALRLEIWDALKENGIEIPFPQRDLHLRTSLPGLEIEAPATEAGQNRSPA, from the coding sequence ATGGACAGCACCTCCTTCGGTTTTGAAATCCTGACTGACCTCTGGCAAACTATCGTCAAACTACTGGGCCGACCTGCGGTGCAGTTCCAGCTAATCGCAGGCATTGGCGCTATTGCGCTGGCCTGGTTTGTGGCCCGCGGCATCCGCCGCATCGTAAACGATCGTAATGAGGCCAGGGTAGAGACACTGCGCGAAGAGATACTGGCCGAATATCTGGCTAATCTGGATGTTGACGTCGAGGATTTACCCGAAGGTGAGCTCATCGACTCGCCCGAGTCGGAGTTGGACGAGCAGGATATCCAACGGGAACTGCGCCGCCGCCTGGGCCTTCGACATCCTATCACGTTGCTTTTCAGACAGATCCTCTTCCCCCTTCTCGCCATAATCTTTGTCTATGCTGTGTATGTGATTGCCCAGCGCCAGGGGTGGTACAGCGGAATCCTGGCCGACATGCTGCAAATGCTGGGGGTTTTCTTCATCTATCGATTGATCCTCGGCCTGGTTTATATGGTCGCCGACCCGGTGCGGGTTGAGTATTATCAGAGGCGACTTTTCGCGCCCCTGGTCGTGGTTATTATAACGATTTCCATTCTTGGAACGGTGTTCGATCTGGAAACACTGGCCAGCACCTCCCTCTTCCCCTTTGAAGGAGCCACCTTGACGCTGGGATCTCTCTTTCTGGCAACGTTCGGCTTCTATGTCTGGATCATGGGCGTGAGTCTGTTCAAGGATATTTTGAAAGCTTTCCTGGTCCGGCGGGAGAGTGCCAACCCCGGTTCCATTGAGGCATCCATGACCATGGTCCAGTATGGCCTGGTTGCGATAGGCCTCTTTGGCGTTTTTCAGATCCTCCAGCTTAACCCAGCGACCATAGCCGCCGCGACAGGTGGTCTCGCCATCGGCGTCGGCTTCGCGTTGCAGGATGTGATCAAAAACTTTCTGGGCGGCCTCATCGTGCTCTTTGAGGGCTCCGTGCGCCCTGGCGACTGGGTAGCCATCGCAGGCACCGAGGGCCAGGTGGATAAACTGAGCATCCGCTCAACCATTGTGCGCACCTTTGACAACGTGGAATACATCGTGCCCAACCAGGACTGGCTAAATTCGACAGTTACAACCTTTACTCGCAACGAACGGCGCGTACGCACGCGCGTGCCCGTGAGCGTGAGCCGCGATGCGGATCCACACTTCGTTCAGGAGCTACTGATCGAGACAGCCAAGTCGAATCCGGAGGTGCTGTCCATTCCCGAACCGATAGCACCGCTGGTGGGATTCGGCGAGTCGAGCATCGATTTCATCGTGCTGGCCTGGGTCGAGGACGCCATGTTCCGGGCCAAGGTAGCCGGTGCCCTGCGCCTGGAGATCTGGGATGCCCTCAAGGAAAACGGCATCGAGATCCCCTTCCCCCAGCGGGACCTGCATCTGCGAACCTCCCTGCCTGGTCTGGAAATCGAAGCGCCCGCCACCGAAGCAGGCCAGAACCGATCGCCCGCATGA
- a CDS encoding class II fructose-bisphosphate aldolase — protein MSPNSAELMKNAGRAGLAIPAFNIPYLPMMAPVIQAMIDEDAFGLIETARPEWYKFEARSAAAIAEEFAKYENPDFVRLHLDHVPVIDEDNLEVDYLPVIRDAIDLGYQSVMIDGSRLDLDANIAATRQVAELAHQAGIPCEAELGSVLGHEDGPPLPYEEIFASGRGFTDVEEARRFVQESGCDWLSVAVGSVHGAISGVMKDQKKVEARLNIEHLQAIRDATDVPLVLHGGSGVQRPYLLEAIRHGMTKVNIGTEIRQAYEQSYRQSEDVGEAQEATYERTRWLLRDYFNLTGTRDQVFGAAKVAERLPGK, from the coding sequence ATGTCACCAAACTCTGCAGAATTGATGAAAAATGCCGGCCGCGCAGGTCTGGCAATCCCGGCTTTCAACATTCCCTATCTCCCGATGATGGCCCCTGTGATTCAGGCAATGATCGACGAAGACGCCTTCGGCTTGATCGAGACAGCTCGTCCCGAATGGTACAAGTTTGAGGCCAGGAGTGCCGCCGCCATCGCTGAAGAATTCGCCAAATATGAGAATCCAGACTTCGTGCGGCTTCATCTGGACCATGTGCCGGTGATCGACGAAGACAACCTGGAGGTAGATTATCTGCCCGTTATCCGGGACGCTATCGACCTCGGCTATCAATCGGTGATGATCGACGGTTCGCGACTGGATCTGGATGCCAATATTGCCGCTACCCGGCAGGTGGCCGAGCTGGCCCACCAGGCGGGGATTCCCTGTGAAGCCGAATTGGGTTCGGTACTCGGTCATGAGGATGGTCCGCCGCTGCCCTATGAAGAGATTTTTGCTTCGGGCCGGGGTTTCACCGATGTGGAGGAGGCGCGGCGGTTCGTGCAGGAAAGTGGCTGCGACTGGCTTTCAGTGGCGGTGGGAAGTGTCCATGGGGCGATCAGCGGCGTCATGAAGGATCAAAAAAAGGTCGAGGCCAGGCTGAACATCGAGCATTTGCAGGCGATCCGCGACGCTACGGATGTGCCATTGGTTCTGCATGGCGGCTCGGGTGTGCAACGCCCCTACCTGCTGGAGGCGATTCGCCATGGCATGACCAAGGTGAATATCGGCACCGAGATCCGTCAGGCCTACGAACAGTCCTACCGTCAATCTGAGGACGTTGGCGAGGCTCAGGAGGCTACCTACGAGCGCACTCGCTGGCTACTGCGCGACTATTTCAACCTGACAGGTACCCGCGACCAGGTATTTGGCGCGGCGAAGGTAGCTGAACGTCTGCCTGGCAAGTAG
- a CDS encoding HigA family addiction module antitoxin: MTEREQLLPPIHPGEILLEEFLKPMGISQYRLAKDISVPPRRINEIVQGKRGITPDTALRLSRYFGLSERFWINLQTRYDLEVEKDRLWDRLEKEVRVHAAAAQHGLEPTGDAAQNQFG; encoded by the coding sequence ATGACTGAACGAGAGCAATTGTTGCCACCAATCCATCCCGGGGAGATTCTGTTGGAGGAGTTCTTGAAGCCCATGGGGATCAGTCAATACCGCTTGGCGAAAGATATCAGCGTACCGCCCCGTCGGATTAATGAGATTGTTCAGGGCAAGCGGGGCATTACACCCGATACTGCGCTGAGGTTGTCGCGCTACTTTGGGCTATCGGAGCGCTTTTGGATCAATCTTCAAACGCGCTATGACCTTGAAGTGGAGAAGGATAGGTTGTGGGATCGGCTGGAGAAGGAAGTGCGCGTTCATGCGGCGGCTGCCCAACACGGGCTGGAGCCGACCGGGGATGCGGCGCAAAATCAATTCGGGTAG
- the nth gene encoding endonuclease III yields MSDSNPPDPRLVQKASAVHRLLLAEYGVPDWRADYEPMDELVLTMLSANTSDVNSGRAFHRLKQAYPDWQAVMDAPLEELTETIRPGGLAPTKAPRIQAALRRIQEQRGEFDIGFLADLPVEQGLAWLTSLDGVGHKTASIVLLFCFNQPAFPVDTHVRRVSQRLAISGPKDDPARIKATWESLVPGDWFHALHLNLIRHGRQICHARRPRCADCVLKDLCNWYVDPSTNRPAP; encoded by the coding sequence ATGTCCGATTCCAACCCTCCTGATCCCAGGCTTGTACAGAAGGCCAGCGCAGTCCACCGATTGCTGTTGGCAGAATATGGTGTCCCGGACTGGCGCGCCGACTACGAACCGATGGATGAACTGGTGCTGACCATGCTGAGCGCCAACACATCAGATGTCAACAGCGGGCGGGCTTTCCACCGCCTGAAGCAAGCCTACCCGGACTGGCAAGCCGTCATGGACGCCCCGCTGGAGGAGTTGACCGAAACGATTCGACCGGGTGGCCTGGCGCCCACCAAGGCGCCCCGCATTCAGGCTGCTCTGCGCCGCATTCAGGAGCAGCGGGGAGAGTTTGATATCGGTTTTCTGGCCGACCTGCCCGTGGAGCAGGGTCTGGCATGGCTGACCAGCCTCGACGGCGTCGGGCACAAAACCGCCTCGATCGTGCTGCTATTTTGCTTCAACCAGCCAGCCTTTCCCGTCGATACCCACGTCAGGCGCGTCAGTCAACGACTGGCAATCTCGGGGCCAAAGGACGATCCAGCTCGCATCAAGGCCACCTGGGAATCGTTGGTACCCGGAGACTGGTTCCATGCCCTGCACCTTAACCTTATCCGCCACGGACGCCAGATCTGCCACGCGCGCCGTCCCCGCTGCGCAGACTGTGTGCTGAAGGACCTCTGCAACTGGTACGTTGATCCATCAACCAACCGGCCGGCACCATAA
- a CDS encoding sulfite exporter TauE/SafE family protein: MAWYLYLLAILAGTLAGFINTLAGSGSLITLPFLIFLGLPPTVANGTNRIGVLFQTMVSSTSFHRKGVLDWRAGLILAIPATFGSILGARIAVDIDEEMMQTVIGVVMVIMLMIIIVRPNRWLEGSSELLFRRPGIKEILLFFAIGVYGGFIQAGVGIFLLAGLVLGVGYDLVRANAVKSLIIMIFTVAALAVFVANDQVVWSLGLLMAVGQMIGGWLGATFAVEKGAVWVRRLLIVVVAVAAAQLLGLTPF, from the coding sequence ATGGCCTGGTACCTCTATCTTCTCGCCATTTTGGCCGGCACCCTGGCTGGCTTCATCAATACCCTGGCCGGCAGTGGTTCCTTGATCACGCTGCCCTTCCTGATCTTCCTGGGCCTGCCCCCAACGGTCGCCAACGGCACCAATCGCATCGGTGTGCTTTTTCAGACCATGGTCAGCTCGACCAGTTTCCACAGGAAGGGTGTGCTGGACTGGCGTGCCGGGCTGATTCTGGCCATCCCGGCCACCTTCGGTTCCATCCTGGGCGCACGTATCGCCGTCGATATCGACGAGGAAATGATGCAAACGGTCATCGGCGTGGTCATGGTGATCATGTTGATGATCATCATCGTTCGGCCCAACCGCTGGCTCGAGGGCAGTAGCGAGTTGCTCTTCCGCCGCCCGGGCATCAAGGAAATCCTGTTGTTCTTTGCGATCGGCGTTTACGGCGGGTTCATTCAGGCCGGGGTGGGCATTTTCCTGTTGGCCGGACTGGTTTTGGGCGTCGGTTACGACCTGGTGCGAGCCAACGCAGTCAAGAGCCTGATCATCATGATCTTCACCGTGGCCGCCCTGGCTGTATTTGTAGCTAACGACCAGGTCGTCTGGTCCCTGGGACTGTTGATGGCGGTCGGCCAAATGATCGGAGGCTGGCTGGGGGCTACTTTTGCGGTAGAGAAGGGCGCCGTGTGGGTTCGCCGCTTGCTGATCGTGGTCGTCGCCGTGGCGGCGGCCCAACTCCTGGGCTTGACCCCCTTTTAG